GTGCTGCAAGCTGTCTGCATGGCCCAGGACTGCAGTTCAGCTCTGCCTGATCTGGTACCACAATGCAGCAGGCATACAGCACCACAGAGCTGGTTGTGTGCGGCAACAAATCCAGCCTGCCTGGGTTTGAAGGAAggtttgtttgtgtttctgtgcagCACTTTTTACCCCGCTGGAAATGCGAGCAGTTAATCAGACAAGGAGTCCTCGAGCACATTCTGTCTTAAGCGTGCAGGACAGGAGGGACAACCCTTGCTTGGTGGCCTGCCCACAACACAGAATGAACTCTGGTGCGTGCAGGACTTCAGACagctcagcatttctgcagtgcCACTCCTCTCACTGGCCTTTGATACCCGACATGAAGATGAGCCCTGAGTTTATAAAGTATGCAGACCACATTGGCCAGATTTTCATGACCAAAGGGTGCATACTGGTAATGTAGCGATCCTGGGAAGCCAGCatagtggggggtgggggtgggcaggggagcagTGGTGTTATCCAAGCTCCACAGCTACAAGCAGGTTATTTGTGTTTGGAGCAGTTCTTTGTTCATGCTGGGCATGTGGGAGTAAGACAGCAACTGGCTAAGCTCTGGAAGCCAGGAGAGCTCCATGGTTGCAAAATAAAGAACTGCTTCAGCCTTCAATTTAGTGTTTTTCAAGAGGTAATGCTGTGTTTGTTAAATACTCTGACCTGTCTCTCTGGCCCAACCTACCTTGACCCTGCAGGGTGATGCTCAACTGGTTATTTAGGTGTCTCAGTGGAGCTACTGCTCCAAGTGTCAGAGGAGGCTGCACAAGCTTCTTTCTAGGATTAGACATGAAGCTTTGTCTCTCATCAGAAGCCTATAAATGTTCCTTAAGGTGCTGAGTGAATGAGCACTGCAGTCTGGGTCATGGGTCTGGCCAAGGTTTATCCCAGCATGCTTGGGCTGTGCCTCTGTCCCTCTAGGAAGAGTCTCCGTCCCCAGAGCACTGGTCTGGCAGGTCCCAGGGACAGGAAAGGGAGCAGAGGGTTTTAAGGATTCCAGTTAGCACAAAACCAGAGCAAGGCTGAAGAGCTGCTCTCCCTGTCTGGTCTTCCTAATGTTGCTGCTCACTCAAGTAGCAGCTGAGAGGTAACACTTCTAAAACATAAGCCCTAGGTAAGACTAGAGGTTTGCCTAGCCCACATCTGACAGGAGCCAAAAAGCAAATACTTAGGGAAGAATACAGGAACAGGATAAATGCCTGCAGTGTTACTGCactgctctcccagccccagccaAGGAACCTCCCTGAGCTAGCCTGCACCCTCTGTGGTGCTTCCCTCCTTGTAATAGCCCAGCTTCCCTCACGGCTCTTGTAATCAGGGCTGCCCccaaggcaaagaaagaaaggagtCTCAGCTGTCATCCATCTGGGCAGAAAAAGCACACCTAGACCAAGGTGGCCACCTCAGTCACAGCCTCCAGCCATCCCCTGGCACTGTCCCAGGGCAGGGGAACCCCTCGACCCTGGCGGGCTGGGACTTGAAGGCAGTGGCTGAGTTTCAGCTCACAGCCAATTTATTCCCTTTTGTTCTTGAACCAACAACAGCTTGAGCTACTTTTAAGCCCCCTTCTTTGTATTGACTTTGTCCAGCCTCTGCTTTGCTACCCTGATCCATCAGGCCTGTCTAGTCTTTCTTGTACAGTAGTCTCCATAGCCCCCAAAATTCTATAAGTCCTTTCACAGCTAGTGGCAACCACAGCCCCCATGTAAATACGCTCTGCTCTGCACAGAGCAAGGCAGGGGCACCGTGACAATGATGCATCCTCCATGCAGAGGGTAACACCCTGGGCAGATCAATAAATTTGGTATTTGCTGATGTGAATGCCTGGCTGTGGCCTTTTAGACAACTTATTTTGGCAAGAGCAGTACTCACTGCCAGTGTGTGAAGGCCAACAAGATGGCAAGCTGTCAAGGAAGGCAACATGACACAGTTCACTTACCACATCTTCTTTGAAGAAGTGCAGTGCTGAGTAGGGGTCACCAACCCTGCCCCAAGCCTTGGAGGCTCAAAGTGAAAGGgttcttcccccagcccctctgtcctgctcagcacagAGGCAACAATCCAACAGGACGTTGGTTTGGATCCTAAGCTCAGGCTTTAGGAGGGTTAGAATCTCCTAGAGCCCAAGCGGAGCTGTAGGGAATAAAAGTTCAGCAACAGTTGGGGGAAGCTACTGAAATACAGAGCAGACCGGAGATGGCAGGAGGTGCTGTAATACTGCAAACATTTTAATGCCACAACACAGCTTTCCTGCTTAGAGTGAGCCAGGTGCAAGAACCTGCAAGCCCTCCTGCCCTGGCTTTCCAGCTGTAACAGCATGGCCCCAACAGCAACCCTCCACAGAGAGGGAGCATCCGTACCGCCACCAAACACGCTGCCAGAGTGCAGGCAGCTCCTGTGGGATGGCTACCCTGAGACAGACCTGACTTACAACAGCATACTCGGCCACCAAAAAAGGCACCAAAGTTGGTGTGTTCAGCAGGAAAATTCAGCTACCACAGGACCAATTTCCTTAAAGGAGTGTCTGGTTTCTCCATTTTCTACTTTCTACCCAGGAAAATCCTGGCAAGACCAGGGAGGACAAGGCTGATTTCCCAACCCAGCCACACCTACCCTTCTGCATCTGACAAACCCCAGCCAGGACCAGGGGCAGGGCTACCACACTGGGTGCCCCATCACCCACTCAGAGATGCTGGCGTGATTTTTCCAATAAGCTGCTTCAGAGCTGAGGTTTGCTCCTCCAACAGCTGGTTCTTCTCCTCAGTGCTCTTCTGCTTCAGCTCAGCCACCTGTAGGGCCATTGCAAACCCCCTGTTCTCCTCACGGAGGTCTTCAATCAGCAGTTTGTTCCTGGAGATTTGGGCCTACAGCAGGGACAGGAAGCTTAAAGTTCAGCATTCCCACGCAGGGGTCCCAGCCAGGCAGGGACACACAGCACTAACCCCTCTTGCACTCACCTGGGCATCTTTGAGTTGAGCCGCCCTCTCTGCCAGCACAGCTTCCGCACTTCTCAGATTGTGttccagcccctctgcctgctccacagctgcctgcagcagacGCTCGTGTTCCTCCTGCAACGGGCAACAAAGCCCAGCGTTGTGTTGTCCCAGAACTCACCTGGTCCCTGGCAATCCTGGGCCATGCATTTCCCCAAGGCCCCGCTCACAGACCTTCACACTCCCTGAAGGAGAGCGTGGGCGGATCAGCGGAGGTGGTACAGGATGCAAAGAGTAGTGAGACAAGTGTCTAGAGCAGTACAACCTTCCCTAGGTCAGCACCAACGGGTCTTAAGACAAGGCACAGATTTCCCAGCAATGTTTTCTATAAAAACTAGCCAATGGCCTCCCCTCTCTCAGCTGCATCCAGAAAATGCCATGGAGAGACATAGTTTCCTTGGATGCAGTTTTTGTGTCTGCTCATTTTAATTCCTCAGGCTATAATTTGCTCCATCCTTCCCCAGGTTAGTTCCAACTGAATCACAGTGTCCTGAAAACAATGACAAActcacaaaaacccaaaaccttgtTGCCCAGTCCCCTAGAGATAAAACCACCCCACTCAGTGCAGGCTACATCTCCACGTAGAGGgctcaaactttttttccccagcctcagCCAACACAGAGCGTCTCCCTGGATAATTCCTGCTCCTCTAGGCACAAGGTATCTGGTCTGGGGCAGGTGGATTAGAGTGGGGAGGGCTCCTGTTTGAGTGCAGGGCAGTGGCTGGGTTCATGAGGAATGAAAATTGCAGCTGAATTTGAAGATCAAGTGCATTTTTCCATGTGGGGTCTTGATATATAGCATCTTCCACCAAAACCTCTGGTGGCTTTGAACACAGCTGCCTTCCCAGCTGGCAGTGTTCCCTCCCCGGTACCCTTGACTGAGTTTCTGCAATTCCCTGCTTACCTGGATCCTGACCAGCTGCCTGCATGTCTGCTCAGCCTGCCGGTGGAGGTTTTCCTGGAGCTGCTGAGCCTTGCACTGTTCCTCTCTCAAGCTGGTTTGCAGCTGCTCAAACTGTTTCTTTGGCACCACATTGTTCATCTGGGCCTTGGCCTGCTGCAACTGCAGAGCATGCCGAGTCTGGGCCAGGCTCAGGTTTGCTTTGGCTTCTAAGAGCTGTAACACAGAAAGGCCAATAGCTGGTTAAACCCTTGTGCCAGCAATGGGACAGGCCCAGGGTGTGCTGCAGATGAGGGGAGAGGTTAGGAAGCACCCTCAGTCCCAGCCTCAGCTCTCACAGCAGCAACGgccactgcagagcagcaggaccaTGGGAGTGGTGCTTGCTGGGCAGCCTACAAAGCTGGGGATGAATAGCACCtagagctgcaggaggagaaacgGGGACCTCTTGCCGAGAGATGCTCCCCTTGCTGAGCAGCGAGGAGCAGGAGTTGCTGGAGGAATCCTCTGGGAGGGAGTCCTAGCACCAAGAGCTGCAatggcaggaggcagagggtCTGCTCACCTGGGTTTGATCTTAGATACATCCCAGGCAAGCTGGGCTTCAATCCCTGCCTGTACTACATCTCTGCTTTCTGCTACCAGCAAAGGGCTAGTTCTTGGAAGCAGGTCTGGTCCAGCTTTTCCCTAGGGCGACCTAGGGGTGGCTGGCATAGGCAAGCTGTACTCTGGAAAGCCAGTCCCCCGACTCTGTCCCCAGGGTAGAAGGCAGGAGAGGGATATTAACATTTGGAGGTTTCTCACCTTGGCTTTCCTCTATCCTAGTGGTCCTTGTTCCCCTGCTCCGATAACCTCATTTCCCTCCCCTCAGACATGGCCTGCCCAGCCCCTGTCATCCCTGCCTAGCTCCTACCTGATCCTGCCACTCCTGTAGCTCCCTCTGTCAGCTGAGCCATGGGGAACCACAGCTCCTAGCACTCCTGTGTGAGCCACCTCCACTCAGCCTCCATCTCTGTCCAGCCAGCCTGCACAGGACAAGGACAGAGGGGCCACTGCAGGGGCAGCTGCAAACAAAGACCTGTCCCAAGCTGCACCTGAACTGGCTTCAGACATGTCTGAGCTGGAGGGCGAGTCCTTTGTCCCCCGCAGAGAGGAAGAGGACAGTCTTTTCTGCCTGGGGAAGGCGTCCAATACAGCCCCAAGCAAGGCAATACCAACATCACAGGGACCACTCAGCAGCCTGCCACCAACTGAATGACGCCCACCTTCTCCTGTGAGGCCCTGAGCTGCTGTTGGAGCAGCTCTGTCTCCATCCAACACGCTgcatgctgctggtggtgctgcagccTTGCAGCCATCTCTGCTCCTCGTAGCTGTTCAGCCTCCGCAAGCCTCTGGCTCTGCAGCTGGACAGTGCCAGGGCCAGCACCATGACTGGCCTTGCGCTCAGCAAGTTCACAGCCCAGCTGATGCATCTTGACATTCAGGTGGGAGACATCCCCCTTGCTCTTCTCACTCTGGAAAAGGTTGAGAAAAAAGCCAATTGGTGGGAAGAGAGGCAACAGAGACTGAACCTGTCCCACACTGTCCCTGCTAGATTCCCACTCAGGAACACGGCTGTTGCTGCAGGGCCTTGCAGGCACTAAGGACAAGTGCCCTCATTTCCCAGCCTGAACAAAGCCTGGTGGCCGAGTTCAAGTGCAGCATTCCTGGGTAAGAAAACCTGCACAGATGATAGCCCTGGAGGAGGTCACTGGTGGCAGGGGGGGCAACTGTACAGATGTGTAACAGAAATACTAAGATTGGTAAGAATACAGTATGAATGGAAATGTGTCCATGTGCATGTGTGAAAGTACCAGACAAAAGAGCAGAGTAAGGGCTACAAGAGCAGCCTGCATCGACCCTAAAGGGCACCATCCCCCAGATATTGCTCCTAGGACACTATCCCCAGCAGTAATGCTGAGCAAGGTACAGTTTCTGGCCCGTGCTCTGACCAGGCCACAGCACAGATAACATGTCCGCAGAAAGCCTCCATCTAACAGCAGGGCAGCAACACACTCCATATCCTATTCCTCTGCTAGCCTCCCAGGAAAATGGGCAACCAACATAGCTTTCctccaaagaaggaaaagcagataATGGGCAGCAGGTTTGTGGCTGAAGGTTAATGGAAGCTGAAGCCAGCAAGGGCCAGCAAAGGCcaccctgctgtggctgctggtcCTGAAGAGTACAGAAGACGTCAAAAAAATAGGTTATGGTTCCCCATAAGGAATCCCAGAAACAGGGTGAGGAACTAAAAACCTGCAACCCTCGTCCATGTTGCACACAAGCAATCCTGGCCAGGCCTTGGTGCACACATGTCTAAGGGCTTGTGAGCATGTGGGTTTGAAACTGGGTGTGAACAAAATCTCTGGGAGAAAGAGTGTAAGTAGGTAAAGTCAACCTCATTAGAGATTTTGTAGTAACACCTTCTCTTCTGTAAGACCTGCACTAGCTTTTGTCACATAAATTTTCCCTACTTGACAAGCTGTAAAACAAAGCTGGTTCTTCAAAGCAAGACTGGGTTTGACTGTTTGAAACAAATATTCCCATTCTCCTCTATAAGCACGTGCCGTCTTTGTCCTCCTAAATCCTTCAGCCAAGAGCCTGTCAGTGTTAACGGCTTCTTACCGATGCTGTTAACTCTATTTCAGCCAGCTCCTCCACGTTCTCTCTGCCCAGCTTGCTCACGTTCTTCCTGTCGGGGAGAGGGATATGATCAGCTTCAGGCCAGAGAGAAGCAAACCACGGCCCCCCAGAGAATGGCCCCATTTTGGGGAGCCACACATCTGGTTTTAGCCTGCAACAGGAAGCAAAGCCAGACCAAAACGGATATGGTCCTGAATTGATTCAGGAATGGTTCAGGTGTCTCTGCCCCAAGAGGTGACTCAGCCTAGCCCAGGGTAGACAGCTGGGGACATCCAAAGTCCTGCAACCTTGTCAGAAGCCTAAAAATCAGGGGATGAAGAACAGTGGGAGAGCCAGCTTAGCAGACTCTTGGGACCATCTGCACTGGAAACATGTCTCTGCTTggatttatggctcagtgggtgACCCTAGCACCTATCTGAAGCTtcccaaggcagcagcaggcCACTGGCCAAAAAGGTTAGTGTAGTGAAAAAGCCCATCCTTTCCTGCCCCAGCACACCCATCCCCACAGCTTTCCACAAACCCAGCTCTGGACCCTGTGTTCTGGCCTGCCCAAGCCTTTGGCTGGCCAAACCTGTCCCAGCACTGGCTGCTTTTGCGTGGAGCAAAGGGTGCGAGTGTGCTGGCTTGctcagaaatgagaaaacaaaaggcaGGTTGAGCCAGCTGAAATCTGGTAAATGCACCTGAGTGGCTGTTCCTTTTACAAGCATTAGCTATCCACCCATTTGCCAGCCTCCCACAGCTGGCTCCTCTCTTACACATCATGGTTGCTGCCCCTCTCCTTTGCTAGCCTCAGCTCTTGCTGGAGTCTCCCAAGTTGACTTTTCAGCAAGCTgttctcctccagcagctggcagagctctCCCCTGCAGGGAGAGACAGCAGAGTGAGAAAACCACGCAAAAGCCCAGTTTGGTCTTGGTGTTCTACGCTGGCTCCTTGCTCTATTGTCATTTGGTTTGCAAGAACAGCAAGAACTAAAGAAATCTGAGAAACAACCATCCAATAACTCATGCAAAACATGTGGGGACAATCAAGAGACATTGGTAGAGAAGGAGCAGGTCTTCAAGGGAAGGGAAATAAAGGGGAATAAGGACAAATAGCATCAGACCCTGAATTGTGTGGCTTCCAGCTAGCTAAAATTATTTTGAGGGCCTGCCAAGGCATGGAAACAAAGTGATTTGGCTCAAGACATGCTGAGACTTCATTACAGGATAAGCAGGTGGTGGTCCCAACCCCTCAACTGCAATAGAGCCATGTCTGGAGAAGTCAGCTTGCTTGTGAGACATCTGTGATTTTACAGTGCTGGACACAATAGCTATGACCCCAAATCCAAGTAGCCTCTCTGCCTCATTATCCTTCCACTCCTACTGGTACTCCCAGTCTCCCATGAGGCCACGAATACAGGCACTTGTAGGAAGGAAGCTTAGTCCTGTGTTAAACGGACAGTCCTAGCCAATAGCCAATAGCTGAACCCCAGGTCCATACAGGACCCAAATTCTTCAGGGGAGAGCTCAAGGGAACAGACTGTCCATCTTGGCAGGGAGGACAGCATTGCAGTTTGTGGCACTGCATGTGGGAGGCAGAGTAGCTGAGTGGGGAagttcttcctctcttccccaagcAAGCAAGACGACTAGTGCATGGGCTGTGTGGCATTTGCTCCCCCTGCTTGGCAGGACGCTCCTCACAGCAGCTGCTTTCTGAGTCAGTTCTACATCAGGATTCACATGCTGTGCTTCTTGTAGCATCTCCAACACCCACATACAGCTGTACAAGGCAGAGGAGACAAGTGCATAGTCAGCCAGAGCCACGTGAGCACATCCCAGCGCTGACCACACTTCCATGGTTAGTAAAAGACATGCAGGGGACAGCAAGACAGAACACAGCTGCTGTTAAAGAGCATCAAGAGAGAACATAGCTGCTGTTAGAGTGTCTTGGACCATCATGTTGTTAAGCAGCCTTTTGTTTCACAaggcatctgctttttttttgcagcagcagcactgtgttAGTTCTGCAAACTAGTTTGCACTCAAACCTGCCACTCTTTTGAGCGCTGGGTTCATTTTCCAGCCAGTGCATGACATCTTTGAGCTGCATCCACTCCAGTTTCAccctgtttctttccctttccagccCCACTTTGACAGCCTGAATGTCATGTTTCCGCCTATGCTGCTGTGCCACTCTGTCTCCCagggcatttttttcctcttcttgcccTCCAGATCAAGTCTGTCTACGTCCTGACATGCTGCTGTGTCTGCTGTGTAAAGGCAGACATTTAACTTTActctctctgcctccttcccaAGCACATCCCCTTGTCTATCGAGACTTAATTTCTCCTTGACAAATTCTTTCAGCTTTGGCTTGAGCTTCTAGATTGAGCAGGCCATTCACTGCAACAGACATCTGCACTGGTCCATCCATCATAcaatttttcagttcttctctgTTCCTTCAGTGCTGAGGTTGCAACAGGAGATTCTGATCTACCTGCTCATCTGAGTTTTGGGGACCTGCTCCTTTCCCCCAGAGGGCAGCTCTCCAGACACCTTGTCCCTTCCAACACCAGAGCCCTCAGCCCTATGATCTCTGCATTATTCCCATTTCATCCttgtgctttttctctctttttcttctcaacaGACAGCATCTCACACATCTTGACTTGTTCCTCATTAACCTTCTCCTCCAACTTTAgctgccccttcttccacagaGAGACCATGTCCTTTTCCTTCCGCTTCCACTGATGCCTCTCCTGGGCATGCTGGTCTTGAAGGTGTCCCCTTGAAGCCTTTATCATTGGGAAATCATCTCCTCTCACACCAATGTTGCTGCAACAAAGCCTTACAGCTGTCCTCATGCTAATATACACTCCATGACAGCTCTTGATTATGCTCAACCTCTGCATCTTTCCTAAAgataaaaaacattttgctgacCTGGGCTTGATAACACAGCTTGAAAAGCTCAGCCAGCCTCAGAATGTACTTTTGCTGGAGAAGCAATGTGGTTTTCTTTAAGTTGCAAAGTCAAGGCAATTCCTTGAACGTTACAGAAAGCTCCCACACCACCTTGCACTGCTCAAAACTCATCCATCAGATGTTTTCCAACAACTCTGAAAGCTCCCCACTACAGCCAGGCCCTCTCACCATCCACCAGAGAGGGTAGTAACACAGCTCAAATGCCTTGTATTCCTGTTACCTGGGCTCGTTCCCCATCTCCGCCACAGACTTCAGCCAAGTCGCATCCTTTCTCCCACACTCACTCTATATCTCAGCTCTTCAGCCCTGAAACGGGGATAATGACCTAGCAAAATCCCCTGCTTGCATATTGCCGAAGAGGACTTTGCTCCTGAAGGGAGGCACAGCAGGGAAGAGGCAAGAGGAAAGTCTGGGGGCAGTGGTGGGGTCTGCTGGCAAGCAGGAGGGGGTAGGCATGGACAGGCCACAGTTTCCTGTCCAATTCCTCTCCAGTCTCCTCTACAAGGCCATTCTTGGCCTCTGGGGAAGTTGCAGAACTGGCACCACAAGCACAGGAAGGGAAGATGACAAGCCAGTCTGTTTTGGCTATATAGAGAAATTCAAGccattttttgctgcttttcagacAGCAGGTTGTGATGATCTAGCAAGTAGAGGCAGGTTTGCTGAAGGACCAAGAAAGAGAGAGATAACAAGAAAACTCTGATGAAAGCTCTTATTTCTCTCACTGTTTTGAGATACACTCTTTGCTGGGCACTGCCTCTGACACAAGCTTGTAGGACATGCAGGGAAACTTCAAGTCCTGAAATAAAAGCACTCATGTAAGGGGAGTTTAGATGTCTTACTTCAAACAGCTGCAGCCCTGCAATACTGCCcagattttcttccaaattaaaacAGCTCTCCAGCCTCGTGAGAAATCAGCCCAGCCTACTCTGGTATGAGCAGGGCATGCACCCCTAGTCTCCCACTTAGCCCCACAAAGAGAATGGTGCCAGACCTCAGTCTCTCTCTGTCCCTGCGCTGCATCCTCAGCTCTTCTCCCTCCCGGTCCAGCTGCTGCCCTGGATGGTAAATGTCTTCGGTGTGCTGTTGTCCCACCCTGGCCTGCTCCACCTCAAACCTCTCTTCCAGGTCCAGGCTCCACACACATTTTTGCTCTTTCAGGCTATCAATCACAGCCCAGTACTTTGCAACTGTTTCTTCCAGGTCTCTTTTCTGATCTTCCATCTTGTGCATCTCAGCCTTGAAGCTTTCCTCActgtccttcctctctttctcaaaGTTTTTCCTCATTAACTCGATTTCCTCCTCGTAATAGTTTATCTGTTGGGAGGAGACAGGATTTGGATATTAGGACCATGCTCCCAAGAGCTCCCCTCTCCTCCAATAGCCCTGACTCAGATCAATCTGTTGGTCTCTCTCAACAGGGGACACTCTTCAGGCAGTTCTGTTCCCTACTGAACTTAAGGCAATAATCAGTCTCACGCAGCAGCCTCTAACAAGCAGGTATCAGTAGgtcccagctcttcccagcaagCAGTGTggttctcccttttctccttgtTTGCAAGGGATaccagagaggagaagggagaggccAGGGCATCATCTGCCACTGCTCTTCATATCCTTCCTCCACCCCGCAGAGTGGTCCCTTGTCCAAGATGTGGTGGTGAGTAGCTACTGCTCCCTATTACTCCCCTGTAAATACTAGAAACTCCAGGATTTGAAGAGCACAAAGGCAGGACTGTGAAGCAGGCAGAAGATCTGCAAGCAGCTTTGTGCTCCTTGAACTGTTCATCACCTGTGTGGATTTACTCTTGCAGTGCTGCAATGGAAACCCAGCAAGCATCCCCAACCTCTCAGTTCAACAGCAAAAGGAGTGAAGGTGGAAACTGAGACCTCTCACAGGAGCACTTACTGTTGTCTAAAGGGAGGGCTGGGCTCACACTGTCACCTTAGGGCAAGCAGGTTAAAAGTGTGCTGCGAGCCCAGGGAGACAGGGCTCTGATAACCCCCCGCCATGCCCTCAGGAGACACCTGGCTGCTTCTCCTCTTGATCCTGTCACTGGTTTTACTGCAACAGCAGCACTGAGTAGAGTTAATCTCTGGTTCCCCATAAGGGGCAAGACCCACACAAACATTTTGCAAGGTGACAGAGATTTCCACAAAGCCTTTGCCAGCCAGCAAGGGCTCCAAACCTTCCTACCAGCTAAGATGGGCTGGGGAAGCACATGCAATTAAGTCAGCAGAGAGATGAGGTACCACTCTGCTCCCCAGCCTGAACTCTCCAGCAGCCCTCCTGGCATAGATGCCCCATCAGCCATGCTGTAGCAGGGTGCTTACCAAGTTGTGCCAAGAGGTCAGGACATCTCCTCCCACACCTCTCACCTTGGTTTCCAGCTGCACCTTCAGGTCCCGCAGCTGCTCTTGGAGCTGCTCCATTGAGAGTGATGTCTCTGTGCACGGACAAGTGGAAACCAGAGGGCTGGGAGAGCGGCACACTGACAGAGAGAAGCCCTGTGAGGACAGGCCTACAAGACAGGACAGGCCTGGCTGTCCTGATCAGGCTGGCTGTAGCTTCGTCCAGTCAAGTCTACACAACCCCAAAAGATGGAGAACCCCCATCTATCTGGCAACCAGTCCCACGGCTGCATCACCCCTCTGGGCCAGGAGTTCTTCCCTCATGCTCAACCTGAATCTCCCAATCCACAGTCTGGGGCTACTTCCTCTTTATTACATTGTTTCCTCAACATCCTCAACAGTGAAAATCTGCCTGTTCACTCCCACTTACCTAGACCACAGGTTACCATCACCAGCTTTTGAGCTGGAATAGCCTTCTTCCCTCCGtctccctcctcctcaccacccatcacccccttcttccctcccatgGCTGCCCAGTACCAgaactggcagcagcagctcagacacAACAAGCCAGCCCACGCGCCCATGGAAACTCCAATCCGCAGGGAACCTTGCTCTTGCTGAGAAGATGGGAGAGGCACCAAACCATCCTGTATTTTACCTCCTGCTGGCAGCCCTCTCTCAGCCCTGCTCTCCCGTAGCTGGAGACGCAGCCTTTCCAGCTCCCTTTGTAGCACTCCATTCTGGTCCCACAGCACCTGAAGCAGAGACTGATCATGACTCAGCTACGAaaatccccagggctggggggggccgagTGCCCACGGCTCCCAGCAGCCATGTGTACTCAGGGTCTCTTGCAGCATGAAGAGCAGCTTCCCCCTCACCAGCACAGTCAGAGAATAAAGGCAGgaggttttcttccttcccaaacaGACAGAGATGAGAGATTTTGGAAGAGCCAGAGAAGAAATGCAAGCCCAGATTACC
The window above is part of the Accipiter gentilis chromosome 15, bAccGen1.1, whole genome shotgun sequence genome. Proteins encoded here:
- the LOC126046028 gene encoding ninein-like protein isoform X4 produces the protein MVPRSGLQHTAVASYGYKLQCLRIQVRQIARERDKARLDLEKVEGHCLQLGRELDEQYVALKHTQSKLKDFQAEIEAKELLLQQAISHRAKLEADTQFLQGKEASLQGRLNHVMKENTQLQNKVTEMAEKLVASEKLVLELQKELNCVVKDKLGQVEPHSPELLNQSECFAEIVLEYERQCQVLWDQNGVLQRELERLRLQLRESRAERGLPAGETSLSMEQLQEQLRDLKVQLETKVRGVGGDVLTSWHNLINYYEEEIELMRKNFEKERKDSEESFKAEMHKMEDQKRDLEETVAKYWAVIDSLKEQKCVWSLDLEERFEVEQARVGQQHTEDIYHPGQQLDREGEELRMQRRDRERLRGELCQLLEENSLLKSQLGRLQQELRLAKERGSNHDVKNVSKLGRENVEELAEIELTASSEKSKGDVSHLNVKMHQLGCELAERKASHGAGPGTVQLQSQRLAEAEQLRGAEMAARLQHHQQHAACWMETELLQQQLRASQEKLLEAKANLSLAQTRHALQLQQAKAQMNNVVPKKQFEQLQTSLREEQCKAQQLQENLHRQAEQTCRQLVRIQEEHERLLQAAVEQAEGLEHNLRSAEAVLAERAAQLKDAQAQISRNKLLIEDLREENRGFAMALQVAELKQKSTEEKNQLLEEQTSALKQLIGKITPASLTPLGL
- the LOC126046028 gene encoding ninein-like protein isoform X6; the encoded protein is MVPRSGLQHTAVASYGYKLQCLRIQVRQIARERDKARLDLEKVEGHCLQLGRELDEQYVALKHTQSKLKDFQAEIEAKELLLQQAISHRAKLEADTQFLQGKEASLQGRLNHVMKENTQLQNKVTEMAEKLVASEKLVLELQKELNCVVKDKLGQVEPHSPELLNQSECFAEIVLEYERQCQVLWDQNGVLQRELERLRLQLRESRAERGLPAGGLSSQGFSLSVCRSPSPLVSTCPCTETSLSMEQLQEQLRDLKVQLETKVRGVGGDVLTSWHNLINYYEEEIELMRKNFEKERKDSEESFKAEMHKMEDQKRDLEETVAKYWAVIDSLKEQKCVWSLDLEERFEVEQARVGQQHTEDIYHPGQQLDREGEELRMQRRDRERLRKNVSKLGRENVEELAEIELTASSEKSKGDVSHLNVKMHQLGCELAERKASHGAGPGTVQLQSQRLAEAEQLRGAEMAARLQHHQQHAACWMETELLQQQLRASQEKLLEAKANLSLAQTRHALQLQQAKAQMNNVVPKKQFEQLQTSLREEQCKAQQLQENLHRQAEQTCRQLVRIQEEHERLLQAAVEQAEGLEHNLRSAEAVLAERAAQLKDAQAQISRNKLLIEDLREENRGFAMALQVAELKQKSTEEKNQLLEEQTSALKQLIGKITPASLTPLGL